In one window of Cynocephalus volans isolate mCynVol1 chromosome 6, mCynVol1.pri, whole genome shotgun sequence DNA:
- the LOC134381002 gene encoding collagen alpha-1(I) chain-like: MGPNVKWMRPRSGIPQRIRKTLPAPPRPGGKEARPRLRLRATGCWKWGTSSFARPPSLENPRLCPHSPHAGRRARLPGCRPLPGRGGAAPPPPQRGQPRAGPAPAPGRPQGAGGAGAGGAALWRPRTAEAGCSPVGSARCRAGSSAPPAHHSGLAWGGADVSSGSTPPPGEGSEAGLQSRRRLQGPRGAPAPSPGRRSPGGPPAPPEEAAAINLPVISVNETWNTSRPEDGKGSSFDKRRPAWLGIFPPTSQEIQRCSQKGTDELREKKRSQSLCHVTPCVAVTTHQQGSHQMYSLDFGLPSLWNSKMESSFMRGTTHRAMEGTGSSAMRMQPLVDPEVGSSQPLTQW, translated from the exons ATGGGTCCGAATGTGAAGTGGATGCGCCCCCGCTCAGGGATCCCCCAGCGCATTCGGAAGACGctgcccgccccgccccgccccggagGGAAGGAAGCCCGGCCTCGGCTCCGTCTCCGGGCCACGGGGTGTTGGAAGTGGGGGACCTCCTCCTTCGCCCGTCCCCCCAGTCTGGAGAACCCCAGGCTCTGCCCGCACAG CCCCCACGCGGGCCGGCGCGCTCGGCTTCCAGGCTGTCGCCCTCTCCCGGGCCGGGGAGGAGCCGCCCCGCCGCCTCCCCAGCGCGGCCAACCCCGGGCCGGCCCAGCCCCCGCCCCGGGCCGGCCACAGGGCGCTGGGGGGGCGGGGGCCGGGGGCGCGGCTTTGTGGCGGCCGCGGACCGCGGAGGCCGGGTGCAGCCCCGTCGGCTCCGCGCGCTGCAGAGCGGGGTCTTCTGCGCCCCCCGCCCATCACTCGGGTCTCGCCTGGGGAGGGGCGGACGTTTCCTCGGGAAGTACCCCACCCCCCGGGGAAGGATCTGAGGCTGGGCTTCAATCGAGACGGAGGCTGCAGGGCCCGCGGGGCGCCCCCGCCCCGAGCCCCGGCAGGCGCAGCCCCGGGGGACCCCCCGCACCCccggaggaggcggcggcg ATAAACCTGCCAGTAATTTCAGTGAATGAAACATGGAACACGTCAAGGCCAGAGGATGGAAAAGGCTCCAGTTTTGATAAAAGGAGGCCTGCTTGGCTTGGAATCTTCCCTCCTACCAGTCAGGAGATACAAAGATGTTCCCAGAAAGGGACTGATGAACTGAGGGAAAAGAAACGAAGCCAAT ccctctgccatgtgacaccctgcgttgctgtcaccacccaccaacaaggctctcaccagatgtattccctggactttggacttcccagcctctggaact CCAAGATGGAGAGCAGCTTCATGAGAGGAACCACACACAGGGCGATGGAAGGCACTGGCTCGTCTGCCATGAGAATGCAGCCTCTTGTGGACCCGGAAGTGGGCTCCTCTCAG